A single region of the Mustela lutreola isolate mMusLut2 chromosome 2, mMusLut2.pri, whole genome shotgun sequence genome encodes:
- the PALM3 gene encoding paralemmin-3 isoform X2 produces MALQSQMWSPATPMPMAESSLYRQRLEVIAEKRRLQEEIRAARRELEEEKLRVERLKRKSLRERWLMDGAAEGTEQPEDSTSKDPQSPEGQAQARIRNLEDSLFTLQSQLQLLQSASTGAQHKPSGRPTWRRQGHRPLSQPTVEAGPTDHADLNKRASLPAGPVDTSPESPSEARDEAVRAPSALRLFPGAEGASSEANGPCPGLSPPPEQEPSQALAASKGGADEAKAGVVKVVWEGLRATEDCATAATGPELEAKVEEMVLEAIGERQEASCPELPSWVKEDRGIVEVVWEGVGGPDSGDSEATGELGGGQKAAQASSPRLLQVRLEGAAPGEGVPRGSPDGPGGSGGEEGSFIWVERVTLSEDWEELGVEGLEGPRMWGQGGGPESPLGAERGAGEEAGEAGRGQTEEPVGGGKEWSEEKAGTEEEGADMSVMADREGSKDSLEAERRGGEDKLGTEREAAEELLSVAREAVEGPLRAERERGEEPLQVELKSAEEPEAEKEDEEPLGVEQKGEEEKLEVTEEPGALERKECEESPKVERTGGEAPLEAEKEGEESLEAERGGDEPPLEAEKTEAVKEDLSQEDQRESEGGQECQAEEVSEAGAPVGAKEESRPEEEDPQPQEKQEGSLEEGSVRPQTPAEGQGPSGDTTPLLAETPAPEQPAECQPLLRAQGPRANPSARPVPTYAPARQPEPSAPPEGEEASGPKQKTCQCCAVM; encoded by the exons GCCCATGGCCGAGAGCTCCCTCTACCGGCAGCGGCTAGAGGTCATCGCT GAGAAGCGGCGGCTGCAGGAGGAGATCCGCGCCGCGCGCCGGGAGCTGGAAGAGGAGAAACTCCGCGTGGAGCGGCTCAAG AGGAAGTCTCTCCGGGAGCGCTGGCTAATGGATGGGGCGGCGGAGGGGACAGAGCAGCCGGAGGACTCCACCTCCAAAGACCCCCAGTCACCCGAGGGCCAGGCTCAGGCCCGAATCCGGAACTTGGAAGACAGCTTGTTCAC ACTCCAGTCCCAGCTGCAGCTGTTGCAGAGTGCGTCCACAGGTGCCCAGCACAAGCCCTCAGGGAGGCCCACCTGGCGCAGACag GGTCACCGGCCTCTCTCCCAGCCTACCGTGGAGGCAGGTCCCACAG ACCACGCTGATCTGAACAAGAGAGCCTCCCTACCAGCTGGACCAGTGGACACATCTCCAGAGTCCCCCTCAGAGGCCCGAGATGAGGCTGTCAGGGCTCCGTCAGCCCTGAGGCTGTTCCCTGGGGCAGAAGGGGCCTCCTCAGAAGCCAATGGCCCCTGCCCTGGACTCAGCCCCCCTCCAGAGCAGGAGCCTAGTCAGGCGCTGGCAGCCTCCAAGGGGGGCGCGGACGAGGCCAAAGCGGGTGTGGTGAAGGTGGTATGGGAGGGGCTGAGGGCCACGGAGGACTGTGCCACGGCGGCCACGGGCCCAGAACTAGAGGCTAAGGTAGAGGAGATGGTGCTGGAGGCCattggggagaggcaggaagctAGCTGCCCAGAGCTCCCCTCCTGGGTGAAGGAGGACAGGGGCATTGTGGAGGTGGTCTGGGAGGGCGTGGGAGGGCCAGACAGTGGGGACTCAGAGGCCACAGGGGAGCTGGGCGGGGGCCAGAAGGCTGCGCAGGCCAGCTCACCGAGGCTTCTTCAGGTGAGACTAGAAGGAGCAGCTCCTGGAGAAGGTGTTCCCAGGGGCAGCCCTGATGGGCCAGGGGGctctggaggagaggaggggtctttcatttggGTGGAGAGGGTGACCCTCAGCGAGgactgggaggagctgggggtggagggattgGAAGGGCCCAGGATGTGGGGACAGGGGGGAGGACCTGAGAGTCCactgggggcagagaggggggcaggggaggaagctggggaggcagggaggggccaaACAGAGGAACCAGTGGGCGGAGGAAAGGAGTGGAGTGAGGAGAAGGCAGGGAcggaggaggaaggagcagacatGTCTGTGATGGCGGacagggaaggaagcaaggactccttggaagcagagaggagggggggtgAGGACAAGCTGGGGACAGAAAGGGAAGCAGCTGAGGAACTGTTGTCAGTAGCAAGAGAGGCAGTTGAGGGACCTTtgagggcagagagggaaagaggcgAGGAGCCATTGCAAGTAGAGCTGAAAAGTGCagaagagccagaggcagagaaggaagacgAGGAACCATTGGGAGTagagcagaaaggagaggaggaaaagctAGAGGTGACTGAAGAACCAGGGGCGTTGGAAAGAAAGGAATGCGAGGAGTCACCGAAGGTAGAGAGAACAGGAGGTGAGGCGCCACTGGAGGCCGAGAAAGAAGGCGAGGAGTCACTGGaggctgagagagggggagatGAGCCGCCACTGGAGGCTGAGAAGACCGAAGCAGTCAAGGAAGATCTGAGTCAGGAAGACCAGAGGGAGTCTGAGGGCGGACAGGAATGTCAGGCAGAGGAGGTGAGTGAGGCAGGGGCTCCCGTGGGGGCCAAGGAAGAGTCAAGGCCAGAAGAGGAAGATCCACAGCCCCAGGAGAAGCAggaaggctccctggaggagggatCTGTAAGGCCCCAAACTCCTGCTGAGGGCCAGGGCCCCTCGGGGGACACCACCCCCCTCCTGGCAGAGACCCCAGCCCCAGAGCAGCCTGC
- the PALM3 gene encoding paralemmin-3 isoform X1, whose translation MALQSQMWSPATPMPMAESSLYRQRLEVIAEKRRLQEEIRAARRELEEEKLRVERLKRKSLRERWLMDGAAEGTEQPEDSTSKDPQSPEGQAQARIRNLEDSLFTLQSQLQLLQSASTGAQHKPSGRPTWRRQGHRPLSQPTVEAGPTGGCLCSRSGGPKKRGLNLGAQNLTLSPRFFSFPPVTPQDHADLNKRASLPAGPVDTSPESPSEARDEAVRAPSALRLFPGAEGASSEANGPCPGLSPPPEQEPSQALAASKGGADEAKAGVVKVVWEGLRATEDCATAATGPELEAKVEEMVLEAIGERQEASCPELPSWVKEDRGIVEVVWEGVGGPDSGDSEATGELGGGQKAAQASSPRLLQVRLEGAAPGEGVPRGSPDGPGGSGGEEGSFIWVERVTLSEDWEELGVEGLEGPRMWGQGGGPESPLGAERGAGEEAGEAGRGQTEEPVGGGKEWSEEKAGTEEEGADMSVMADREGSKDSLEAERRGGEDKLGTEREAAEELLSVAREAVEGPLRAERERGEEPLQVELKSAEEPEAEKEDEEPLGVEQKGEEEKLEVTEEPGALERKECEESPKVERTGGEAPLEAEKEGEESLEAERGGDEPPLEAEKTEAVKEDLSQEDQRESEGGQECQAEEVSEAGAPVGAKEESRPEEEDPQPQEKQEGSLEEGSVRPQTPAEGQGPSGDTTPLLAETPAPEQPAECQPLLRAQGPRANPSARPVPTYAPARQPEPSAPPEGEEASGPKQKTCQCCAVM comes from the exons GCCCATGGCCGAGAGCTCCCTCTACCGGCAGCGGCTAGAGGTCATCGCT GAGAAGCGGCGGCTGCAGGAGGAGATCCGCGCCGCGCGCCGGGAGCTGGAAGAGGAGAAACTCCGCGTGGAGCGGCTCAAG AGGAAGTCTCTCCGGGAGCGCTGGCTAATGGATGGGGCGGCGGAGGGGACAGAGCAGCCGGAGGACTCCACCTCCAAAGACCCCCAGTCACCCGAGGGCCAGGCTCAGGCCCGAATCCGGAACTTGGAAGACAGCTTGTTCAC ACTCCAGTCCCAGCTGCAGCTGTTGCAGAGTGCGTCCACAGGTGCCCAGCACAAGCCCTCAGGGAGGCCCACCTGGCGCAGACag GGTCACCGGCCTCTCTCCCAGCCTACCGTGGAGGCAGGTCCCACAGGTGGGTGCTTGTGCTCCAGGTCTGGGGGTCCCAAGAAGAGGGGTCTGAATCTAGGGGCTCAGAATCTCACTCTGTCGCCCcgtttcttctcctttcctcctgtcACTCCCCAAGACCACGCTGATCTGAACAAGAGAGCCTCCCTACCAGCTGGACCAGTGGACACATCTCCAGAGTCCCCCTCAGAGGCCCGAGATGAGGCTGTCAGGGCTCCGTCAGCCCTGAGGCTGTTCCCTGGGGCAGAAGGGGCCTCCTCAGAAGCCAATGGCCCCTGCCCTGGACTCAGCCCCCCTCCAGAGCAGGAGCCTAGTCAGGCGCTGGCAGCCTCCAAGGGGGGCGCGGACGAGGCCAAAGCGGGTGTGGTGAAGGTGGTATGGGAGGGGCTGAGGGCCACGGAGGACTGTGCCACGGCGGCCACGGGCCCAGAACTAGAGGCTAAGGTAGAGGAGATGGTGCTGGAGGCCattggggagaggcaggaagctAGCTGCCCAGAGCTCCCCTCCTGGGTGAAGGAGGACAGGGGCATTGTGGAGGTGGTCTGGGAGGGCGTGGGAGGGCCAGACAGTGGGGACTCAGAGGCCACAGGGGAGCTGGGCGGGGGCCAGAAGGCTGCGCAGGCCAGCTCACCGAGGCTTCTTCAGGTGAGACTAGAAGGAGCAGCTCCTGGAGAAGGTGTTCCCAGGGGCAGCCCTGATGGGCCAGGGGGctctggaggagaggaggggtctttcatttggGTGGAGAGGGTGACCCTCAGCGAGgactgggaggagctgggggtggagggattgGAAGGGCCCAGGATGTGGGGACAGGGGGGAGGACCTGAGAGTCCactgggggcagagaggggggcaggggaggaagctggggaggcagggaggggccaaACAGAGGAACCAGTGGGCGGAGGAAAGGAGTGGAGTGAGGAGAAGGCAGGGAcggaggaggaaggagcagacatGTCTGTGATGGCGGacagggaaggaagcaaggactccttggaagcagagaggagggggggtgAGGACAAGCTGGGGACAGAAAGGGAAGCAGCTGAGGAACTGTTGTCAGTAGCAAGAGAGGCAGTTGAGGGACCTTtgagggcagagagggaaagaggcgAGGAGCCATTGCAAGTAGAGCTGAAAAGTGCagaagagccagaggcagagaaggaagacgAGGAACCATTGGGAGTagagcagaaaggagaggaggaaaagctAGAGGTGACTGAAGAACCAGGGGCGTTGGAAAGAAAGGAATGCGAGGAGTCACCGAAGGTAGAGAGAACAGGAGGTGAGGCGCCACTGGAGGCCGAGAAAGAAGGCGAGGAGTCACTGGaggctgagagagggggagatGAGCCGCCACTGGAGGCTGAGAAGACCGAAGCAGTCAAGGAAGATCTGAGTCAGGAAGACCAGAGGGAGTCTGAGGGCGGACAGGAATGTCAGGCAGAGGAGGTGAGTGAGGCAGGGGCTCCCGTGGGGGCCAAGGAAGAGTCAAGGCCAGAAGAGGAAGATCCACAGCCCCAGGAGAAGCAggaaggctccctggaggagggatCTGTAAGGCCCCAAACTCCTGCTGAGGGCCAGGGCCCCTCGGGGGACACCACCCCCCTCCTGGCAGAGACCCCAGCCCCAGAGCAGCCTGC